A window of the Radiobacillus deserti genome harbors these coding sequences:
- a CDS encoding TIGR02328 family protein, producing MRLWHEDLLTLLPRQQLLGQHRECCALRGKGWGKPHSTVNYVFLYSPRKLFQYHELVMEEMKERGYKINPLWLDPSYRGQVMEPYEAMDELEKSYPIYEEHDEAYLEECILNLEEKGIYLNKNT from the coding sequence ATGCGGCTATGGCACGAAGATCTGTTAACCCTGTTGCCGAGACAACAGCTGCTTGGGCAACACCGAGAATGCTGTGCTTTACGAGGAAAAGGCTGGGGGAAGCCTCATTCTACTGTGAATTATGTTTTTCTTTATTCTCCGCGAAAGCTGTTTCAATATCATGAATTGGTGATGGAAGAAATGAAGGAGAGAGGCTATAAAATAAATCCGCTATGGTTGGATCCTAGTTATCGGGGACAAGTGATGGAGCCGTATGAAGCAATGGATGAATTAGAAAAATCTTATCCTATTTATGAGGAGCATGATGAAGCTTATTTAGAAGAATGTATATTGAACTTGGAAGAGAAGGGTATCTACTTGAATAAGAATACATGA
- a CDS encoding NUDIX hydrolase — MVQNYIMDLRKRIGHDPVIMVGSGVLVVRNQTDLLLQLRSDTENWGVPGGAMELGESLEQTAKRELKEETGLQALNMRFVTVLSGEELFYTYPNGDQVYNVVAIYEVTQVEGALRMEDGESLDLRYFPLNNLPHNIQSISRKIIDAYLFL, encoded by the coding sequence ATGGTGCAAAACTATATCATGGATTTAAGAAAGAGGATTGGTCATGATCCTGTAATTATGGTTGGATCTGGTGTGCTCGTTGTACGTAATCAAACGGATTTACTGCTGCAGCTTCGTTCGGACACAGAAAATTGGGGAGTTCCAGGAGGAGCGATGGAGCTCGGAGAAAGTTTAGAACAGACAGCTAAACGGGAATTGAAAGAAGAGACGGGATTACAAGCATTAAATATGCGTTTTGTCACTGTCCTTTCTGGCGAGGAACTGTTTTACACGTATCCGAATGGGGATCAAGTTTACAACGTCGTTGCTATTTATGAAGTAACGCAAGTAGAGGGAGCACTGCGTATGGAGGATGGAGAAAGCTTAGATTTGCGATACTTCCCTCTGAACAATCTTCCTCATAATATCCAGTCCATTTCCAGAAAAATAATAGATGCTTATCTTTTCTTGTAA
- a CDS encoding type 1 glutamine amidotransferase domain-containing protein, which yields MRLADKKVLSFVSDDFEDLELWYPILRLREEGATVYLAGEKANHTYIGKYGVPAESDFAFKDVKADDYDAVLVPGGWAPDKLRRYPEVLEFVRRMDEYEKPIGQICHAGWVLISADILKGRKVTSTPGIKDDMTNAGATWYDEAVVVDGHIVSSRRPPDLPPYVKEFANLLADQ from the coding sequence ATGCGATTAGCTGATAAAAAGGTATTATCATTCGTAAGTGATGATTTTGAAGATTTAGAACTTTGGTATCCAATTTTACGCTTGCGTGAAGAAGGTGCTACTGTTTACCTTGCTGGAGAAAAAGCAAATCATACGTACATAGGAAAGTATGGTGTCCCAGCGGAATCTGATTTTGCTTTTAAAGATGTAAAAGCGGATGACTACGATGCTGTGCTAGTTCCTGGGGGATGGGCACCAGATAAACTAAGAAGATATCCGGAAGTATTAGAATTCGTTCGTAGAATGGATGAATATGAAAAACCAATCGGTCAAATTTGTCATGCTGGCTGGGTCCTAATTTCCGCAGATATTCTAAAGGGAAGAAAAGTTACTAGTACACCAGGAATAAAAGATGATATGACCAATGCTGGCGCGACCTGGTACGATGAAGCGGTTGTTGTCGATGGACATATTGTGTCTAGTCGCCGTCCACCAGATTTGCCGCCCTATGTAAAAGAATTTGCGAATTTGCTTGCAGATCAATAA
- the splB gene encoding spore photoproduct lyase codes for MVKPFVPQLVYFEPSALDYPLGKELYEKFENMGLEIRQTTSHNQVRNLPGENDFQRYRNAKSTLVVGVRKTLKFDTSKPSAEYAIPFATGCMGHCHYCYLQTTMGSKPYIRTYVNTDEILESADKYMEERAPEVTRFEASCTSDIVGVDHLTHTLKRAIEHFGKTDKGRLRFVTKFAHVDHLLDAKHNGRTRFRFSMNDDYVIKYFEPGTSRLKERIEAACKVADAGYPLGFIIAPIYLHEGWKEGYGEMLEHLAESLPEHAKNGLTFELIQHRFTQPAKRVIQKNYPMSKLELDESKRKWKWGRYGIGKYVYQDEEQEEIKHTLGHYIDELFPKARIEYFT; via the coding sequence ATGGTTAAACCATTTGTACCACAATTAGTCTACTTTGAACCAAGTGCGTTAGATTACCCCCTAGGAAAAGAGCTGTATGAAAAATTTGAAAATATGGGCTTGGAAATAAGACAAACGACATCTCATAATCAAGTTCGCAACCTTCCTGGAGAGAATGATTTTCAACGATATCGAAATGCCAAATCAACACTGGTGGTGGGAGTACGCAAAACATTAAAGTTTGATACGTCAAAGCCTTCTGCGGAATACGCGATTCCGTTTGCAACTGGTTGCATGGGGCATTGTCATTATTGTTACTTACAAACAACAATGGGAAGTAAACCATATATAAGAACATATGTAAATACGGACGAAATCTTAGAATCAGCCGATAAATATATGGAAGAACGGGCACCAGAGGTGACTCGCTTTGAAGCATCTTGTACCTCGGATATAGTAGGAGTGGATCATCTTACGCATACATTAAAACGAGCGATTGAGCATTTTGGGAAGACGGATAAAGGCAGATTACGCTTCGTTACAAAATTTGCTCATGTCGACCATTTGTTAGATGCCAAGCACAACGGAAGAACACGATTCCGGTTTAGCATGAATGATGATTATGTCATCAAGTATTTTGAACCTGGAACATCGCGATTAAAAGAACGTATTGAGGCAGCCTGTAAGGTAGCAGACGCAGGGTATCCACTTGGCTTTATCATTGCTCCTATATATCTTCATGAAGGTTGGAAAGAAGGCTATGGAGAAATGTTAGAGCATTTGGCGGAATCCCTGCCGGAACATGCGAAAAATGGACTAACGTTTGAGTTGATTCAGCATCGATTTACGCAACCTGCAAAACGAGTTATTCAAAAGAACTATCCGATGTCTAAACTGGAACTAGATGAATCAAAGCGTAAGTGGAAATGGGGACGATATGGAATCGGGAAATATGTCTATCAAGATGAGGAGCAAGAAGAAATTAAACATACACTAGGCCATTACATTGATGAACTATTTCCGAAAGCAAGGATAGAATATTTTACATGA
- a CDS encoding DUF4064 domain-containing protein produces MKRTVEFVLTIIGAVLYGLLAGLGGIFKWIQSNDEAISEMEKQLESDPTLEGTGVNLDTFLDSLNTGGNTLLTVSILVIVLGIISLILLKGNKKPKVAGIILIIAGAGSVFFTFGLGLFGAIFYVVAGIMALVRKPKTLIE; encoded by the coding sequence GTGAAAAGAACAGTTGAATTTGTATTGACTATTATAGGTGCAGTTCTATATGGGCTTTTAGCCGGACTGGGAGGCATCTTTAAATGGATTCAATCCAATGATGAAGCAATATCTGAAATGGAGAAGCAGTTGGAATCTGATCCAACTTTAGAAGGAACCGGTGTAAACTTAGATACATTCCTAGACAGTTTAAATACTGGTGGAAATACGTTACTTACCGTATCTATTTTGGTGATTGTGTTAGGTATTATTTCTCTTATCTTGTTAAAAGGAAACAAAAAGCCTAAAGTAGCAGGTATCATTTTAATCATCGCTGGTGCAGGTTCTGTCTTCTTTACGTTTGGATTAGGACTATTCGGAGCTATTTTCTATGTCGTGGCAGGTATCATGGCATTAGTTAGAAAACCAAAAACATTGATTGAATAG
- a CDS encoding MBL fold metallo-hydrolase → MSLEPIQVKELVQKIIHKEEVHLLDIRRKNDVNAWAIEGEQVHSVNQTLPEIQENPEHVKSMLPSDEPVYVVCYKGISAQAATAILQQAGMDNVTYLVGGMEAWGEHLEPVKVASLQQGAIHQFVRVGKGCLSYMIASGDEAVVVDPNRMIEVYLSFAQQNGWTITHVIDTHLHADHISGGRMLAEKTGATYWFPPEEENVPFEYELLEHDMTFSLNNNSVSIQTIHTPGHTLGSTSLLIHDKYLLTGDTLFVTSIGRPDLAGKANEWTSLLYNTLYETIRAITHDVHIFPTHFSALHELNKDGGVYSTKHSIYQSNYRLNIDSYQAFENMITNNLPAQPNSYQEIRDINMGKANVESSKWPTMEAGPNRCAVS, encoded by the coding sequence TTGAGTTTAGAACCCATTCAAGTGAAGGAACTCGTTCAAAAAATCATTCATAAAGAAGAAGTCCACTTGTTAGACATTCGAAGAAAAAATGATGTAAATGCTTGGGCAATCGAAGGAGAGCAAGTTCATTCCGTTAACCAAACATTACCCGAAATTCAAGAAAACCCAGAACATGTAAAATCTATGCTTCCGAGTGATGAACCTGTATATGTTGTCTGCTACAAAGGTATTTCCGCTCAAGCAGCTACGGCAATCTTGCAACAAGCTGGAATGGACAATGTCACATACTTAGTCGGCGGAATGGAAGCGTGGGGGGAACACCTCGAACCAGTAAAGGTGGCAAGTTTACAACAAGGAGCCATACATCAATTTGTTCGGGTGGGAAAAGGCTGTTTGTCTTATATGATTGCATCAGGTGATGAAGCCGTTGTAGTAGATCCAAATCGCATGATAGAGGTTTACTTATCGTTTGCTCAACAAAACGGATGGACCATCACGCATGTTATAGATACACACCTTCATGCCGATCATATTTCCGGGGGGAGAATGTTGGCAGAAAAAACTGGAGCAACCTATTGGTTCCCACCAGAAGAGGAGAATGTTCCATTCGAATATGAGTTACTTGAACATGACATGACTTTTTCTTTAAACAATAATTCGGTATCCATTCAAACCATTCACACTCCAGGACATACGCTTGGAAGCACAAGCCTTCTCATCCATGACAAATATTTGCTAACTGGGGACACTTTATTTGTTACATCCATCGGAAGACCTGATCTAGCAGGGAAAGCAAACGAATGGACCTCTTTATTATATAACACACTGTACGAAACGATTCGGGCTATTACACACGATGTACACATTTTCCCAACACACTTTAGCGCTTTACATGAGTTAAATAAAGATGGTGGCGTGTATTCCACTAAACATTCTATCTACCAATCCAACTATCGTTTAAATATAGATAGCTACCAAGCATTTGAAAACATGATTACGAACAATTTGCCAGCTCAACCAAACAGTTATCAAGAAATACGGGACATTAACATGGGGAAAGCAAACGTTGAATCAAGTAAGTGGCCAACAATGGAAGCGGGACCTAACCGCTGTGCGGTAAGTTAA
- the ddlA gene encoding D-alanine--D-alanine ligase, which yields MAKKKVGIIYGGKSAEHEVSLQSAKNIVDAIDKEVYDVVLIGIDKQGKWHLGDPSSHLLNEENPKLISLNKSNKGVALVPGESEKQLVSLSQDEGLDQLDVVFPIVHGTLGEDGSMQGMLRIANIPYVGSNVLGSAVCMDKDIAKRLLKGAGISVANGVTFSKHQRESINYVEVEKKLGLPMFIKPANQGSSVGVNKVRNEEEFYQAIAEAFQYDHKLIIEEAIVGREVECAVLGNEHPKASIPGEILPQSDFYSYESKYIDENGAELAIPADLSAELVEKIQNASIHAFQALNCEGLARVDFFLKEDGELVVNEVNTLPGFTKISMYPKLWEISGISYSELISQLIELAVERHERDQQLKSAVWE from the coding sequence ATGGCAAAGAAGAAAGTCGGAATTATTTACGGTGGAAAATCTGCGGAGCACGAAGTATCCTTACAGTCCGCTAAAAATATTGTAGATGCAATTGATAAAGAAGTATATGATGTCGTATTAATTGGAATAGATAAACAAGGCAAATGGCATCTTGGAGATCCTTCTAGCCATTTATTAAATGAGGAAAACCCTAAATTAATTTCTTTGAACAAATCTAATAAAGGTGTGGCCTTAGTTCCAGGAGAAAGTGAAAAGCAGTTAGTTAGCCTATCTCAAGACGAAGGACTAGACCAGCTCGATGTAGTTTTTCCGATTGTTCATGGTACATTGGGAGAAGATGGAAGTATGCAAGGGATGTTGCGAATTGCTAATATTCCGTATGTCGGTTCAAATGTATTAGGGTCTGCAGTCTGCATGGATAAAGATATCGCAAAACGCTTGTTGAAGGGTGCGGGCATTTCGGTTGCAAATGGCGTAACGTTTTCTAAGCATCAAAGAGAAAGTATTAACTATGTAGAAGTAGAAAAAAAATTAGGCTTACCAATGTTTATTAAACCAGCGAACCAAGGTTCTTCTGTAGGGGTAAATAAAGTGCGTAATGAAGAAGAGTTTTATCAAGCGATTGCGGAAGCTTTTCAATATGATCATAAGCTTATCATTGAAGAAGCAATCGTTGGAAGGGAAGTGGAGTGCGCGGTACTAGGTAATGAGCATCCGAAAGCATCTATTCCGGGTGAGATTCTTCCGCAAAGCGATTTTTACTCCTATGAGTCGAAATACATTGATGAGAATGGTGCGGAATTAGCCATTCCAGCTGATCTATCAGCGGAGTTAGTAGAAAAAATTCAAAATGCGTCTATACACGCATTCCAAGCGTTGAATTGTGAAGGGCTTGCGCGGGTTGACTTCTTTTTGAAGGAAGATGGCGAGCTTGTGGTGAATGAAGTGAACACACTACCAGGCTTTACGAAGATCAGTATGTATCCAAAGCTTTGGGAAATTAGTGGTATCTCTTATTCAGAGTTAATTTCACAATTAATTGAACTAGCGGTGGAACGCCATGAAAGAGATCAACAACTAAAAAGTGCGGTTTGGGAATAA
- a CDS encoding ABC transporter permease — MNNFLKLIGNEQIKLYVRKSTWSMYIILAAIILGGALITKFYGLPVENYGDDWRTELQQENEELTKEAEEFSKDEFMESAVSYNQEMIAKNNYYLEHDIKPASYDGWQYVLDNQFLSSVLSLFTIIVAAGIVASEFRWGTIKLLLIRPVSRTKILLSKYVNVLLFALQTLIFILLFSLLVGSIFFGFNGINPEIVQMGTDGFEQVSLIGEIVEGYGFKLVTLVMMATFAFMISTIFRNSGFAIGLAIFLMMAGNSILGVISQYDWSKYVLFANTDLTQYINGNSPFQDDMTLTFSIIVLLVYYLIFMALSWLSFTKRDVAGH; from the coding sequence TTGAATAACTTTTTAAAATTAATCGGAAATGAACAGATTAAGTTATATGTAAGAAAATCAACTTGGAGTATGTATATCATATTAGCCGCTATTATTCTCGGTGGGGCTCTAATTACTAAATTCTATGGTCTCCCAGTGGAAAACTATGGGGATGATTGGAGAACAGAGCTTCAACAAGAGAATGAAGAATTAACAAAAGAAGCAGAAGAATTTAGTAAGGATGAATTCATGGAATCTGCTGTCTCCTACAATCAAGAGATGATCGCGAAAAACAATTATTACTTAGAACATGATATTAAGCCAGCATCCTATGACGGTTGGCAGTATGTGCTTGATAATCAGTTTTTATCGTCTGTTCTTAGTTTGTTTACCATCATCGTAGCAGCAGGGATCGTAGCAAGTGAGTTTAGATGGGGAACAATTAAGCTATTACTCATACGTCCCGTTTCACGAACAAAAATCTTGCTTTCAAAGTATGTGAATGTCCTATTATTTGCATTGCAAACACTAATTTTTATATTGTTGTTCTCTTTACTAGTCGGAAGTATTTTCTTTGGTTTCAATGGAATCAATCCAGAAATTGTCCAGATGGGTACAGATGGCTTTGAGCAAGTTTCCTTAATTGGCGAGATTGTAGAAGGATATGGCTTTAAGCTTGTGACTTTAGTCATGATGGCAACATTCGCGTTTATGATTTCCACGATTTTCCGCAACAGTGGGTTTGCGATTGGGTTAGCTATATTCTTAATGATGGCAGGAAATTCTATTTTAGGGGTCATCTCTCAATACGATTGGTCCAAATATGTGTTATTTGCTAACACAGATTTAACACAATATATCAATGGGAATTCGCCATTCCAAGATGATATGACGCTTACATTCTCCATTATTGTACTGTTGGTTTATTATTTAATATTCATGGCACTGTCATGGCTCTCGTTCACCAAACGAGACGTTGCAGGTCATTAA
- a CDS encoding transcriptional regulator SplA domain-containing protein, which yields MDYHTYRPGDIVYVIIRNPHVQGAANVQEAAVVNNPDHPGELALFLYETYYPLTDEIAVFENEAEANQEFESIFGSPEIEDYYG from the coding sequence ATGGATTATCATACGTACCGTCCCGGTGATATCGTTTATGTTATTATCCGAAATCCACATGTTCAAGGAGCCGCCAATGTCCAAGAAGCAGCAGTTGTTAATAACCCAGACCACCCAGGTGAATTGGCTTTATTTTTGTATGAGACGTACTATCCATTAACAGACGAAATAGCTGTATTTGAAAACGAAGCAGAGGCAAATCAAGAATTTGAATCGATCTTCGGTTCTCCAGAAATTGAGGATTACTATGGTTAA
- a CDS encoding DUF456 domain-containing protein, with protein MELDIVIWLLIIACFILSFVGIVFPIIPGTVALWVGFLLYAFLIHAGELSVIFWIAMVLLTILLFAADLIANSYYVKKYGGSKWGERIAGIAVIVGSFIIPPFGIIIIPFVAVFVTELMQKRTTQEAWKASLGSLIGFLSGSVAKVVLQVMMIVWFLVDIFVFNG; from the coding sequence ATGGAATTGGATATAGTAATTTGGTTACTAATCATAGCGTGTTTTATTTTAAGTTTTGTTGGGATTGTGTTTCCAATAATTCCTGGAACCGTCGCCCTCTGGGTTGGTTTTCTACTTTATGCATTTTTGATTCATGCTGGTGAGCTCTCTGTAATCTTTTGGATTGCAATGGTCTTATTGACCATACTGTTATTTGCGGCAGATCTCATTGCGAATAGTTATTACGTGAAAAAATATGGCGGCAGTAAATGGGGAGAACGAATTGCCGGTATTGCGGTTATTGTAGGTTCTTTTATCATTCCGCCGTTTGGAATTATCATCATTCCCTTTGTGGCTGTGTTTGTGACAGAGCTGATGCAGAAGCGAACTACGCAAGAAGCATGGAAAGCATCTTTAGGATCATTAATCGGATTTTTAAGTGGATCGGTAGCAAAAGTCGTACTTCAAGTGATGATGATTGTCTGGTTCTTAGTGGATATTTTTGTATTTAATGGATAG
- the thiD gene encoding bifunctional hydroxymethylpyrimidine kinase/phosphomethylpyrimidine kinase, with product MTIARALSIAGSAAHGSAGIQADLKTFQERDVYGMAAITAIVAKNPVTASSIFEQPLEAIEAQFYTATKNVGVDAMKTGMLFTTEIIELVVHLLKNEKDKPLVVDPVMIGKMGSQLLHDDAIETMKKQLFPLATILTPNRHEAAKLIGKKELHTIEQLKDAARELHQFGPTYVVVKGGVIGEKAIDILYDGHQMMELVEPSVETIHTSGAGCSFSAAMTAELAKGTKTMEAVMLAKKYVTAAINHALSFGKGIGSTYHAAYRKFGEATNEGFGKKIKNLH from the coding sequence TTGACCATTGCAAGAGCACTTAGTATTGCCGGTTCAGCAGCGCACGGAAGTGCTGGGATCCAGGCAGACCTGAAAACATTCCAGGAAAGAGATGTCTACGGTATGGCTGCCATTACTGCGATTGTCGCAAAAAACCCAGTAACAGCATCTTCCATTTTTGAACAACCATTAGAGGCGATAGAGGCACAGTTTTATACAGCAACAAAGAACGTTGGAGTAGATGCGATGAAAACAGGGATGCTGTTCACTACGGAAATTATTGAATTAGTCGTCCACCTTTTAAAAAACGAAAAAGATAAGCCTTTAGTTGTAGACCCTGTTATGATTGGGAAGATGGGATCTCAACTCCTACATGATGACGCCATTGAAACGATGAAAAAACAGCTTTTCCCACTTGCTACGATTCTTACACCAAATCGTCATGAAGCAGCAAAGCTAATAGGGAAAAAAGAGCTACATACGATAGAGCAACTAAAGGATGCAGCTAGAGAATTGCATCAGTTTGGTCCAACGTATGTAGTGGTAAAGGGCGGAGTAATAGGGGAGAAGGCGATAGACATTCTTTATGATGGGCATCAAATGATGGAGTTAGTCGAACCAAGCGTCGAAACCATTCATACGAGTGGAGCGGGCTGCAGTTTTTCCGCTGCCATGACGGCAGAATTAGCGAAAGGAACCAAGACTATGGAAGCTGTAATGCTTGCTAAAAAGTATGTAACGGCTGCAATTAACCATGCTTTGTCCTTCGGAAAAGGTATTGGTTCAACGTATCATGCGGCCTATCGAAAATTCGGTGAAGCTACAAATGAAGGATTCGGAAAGAAAATAAAAAATTTGCATTAA
- a CDS encoding alpha/beta-type small acid-soluble spore protein yields MANNNNQLLVPGAQNAMDNMKQEIANEFGVQLGADTTARANGSVGGEMVKRMIQIAEQSLQNQNK; encoded by the coding sequence ATGGCAAACAATAATAATCAATTATTAGTGCCAGGTGCGCAAAATGCAATGGATAACATGAAGCAAGAAATCGCCAATGAATTTGGCGTACAGCTTGGTGCCGATACCACTGCACGTGCAAACGGATCTGTGGGTGGCGAAATGGTAAAACGTATGATCCAAATCGCTGAACAAAGTCTCCAAAATCAAAATAAGTAA
- a CDS encoding ABC transporter ATP-binding protein: protein MSEVAMKIVNLKKHIGKKEIIKGLDFEIYPGEVFGFLGPNGAGKTTTIRMMVGLMGITEGDVLIQGKSIKTSFKDAIRHVGAIVENPEMYPFMSGWKNLKHYARMIPGITEARIKEVIALVGLEKAIHEKAGRYSLGMRQRLGIAQALLHNPSILILDEPTNGLDPSGIREIRQYIRNLAEKENVAVIVSSHLLSEMEMMCDRIGVIKNGEMITIESVKDAVGQSDMKEVFVEAEPIQDVRAYLEEQELKVKDSEGGLLFNVKRDDIPSVVKGLVEKGVQVYSIQAQRSTLEDKFLTWIGENTIE from the coding sequence GTGTCAGAAGTAGCAATGAAGATTGTTAATTTAAAGAAACATATTGGGAAGAAAGAAATTATAAAGGGATTAGATTTTGAAATCTATCCTGGGGAAGTATTTGGATTTCTTGGACCAAACGGTGCTGGTAAAACGACCACCATTCGTATGATGGTTGGGCTCATGGGGATTACTGAAGGAGACGTCCTTATCCAAGGGAAAAGTATAAAAACAAGCTTTAAAGATGCGATTCGTCATGTTGGAGCAATCGTTGAAAATCCAGAAATGTACCCATTTATGTCTGGGTGGAAAAACTTAAAGCATTATGCACGGATGATTCCCGGTATTACAGAAGCACGAATTAAAGAAGTTATCGCATTGGTTGGATTAGAAAAAGCGATTCATGAAAAGGCGGGCCGATACTCATTAGGTATGCGTCAACGACTTGGAATTGCCCAAGCTTTACTTCATAACCCGTCCATTTTAATTTTGGATGAACCTACAAATGGATTGGATCCTTCTGGAATTCGAGAAATTAGACAATACATAAGAAATCTAGCCGAAAAAGAAAATGTGGCCGTTATTGTGTCCAGTCACCTTTTATCGGAAATGGAAATGATGTGTGACCGAATCGGTGTTATTAAAAATGGGGAAATGATTACGATTGAGTCGGTTAAGGATGCCGTTGGTCAATCCGATATGAAAGAAGTATTCGTGGAAGCAGAGCCAATCCAAGACGTTCGAGCTTATTTAGAAGAACAAGAGCTTAAAGTGAAGGATAGTGAGGGTGGTCTCCTATTTAATGTGAAAAGAGACGATATTCCAAGCGTAGTTAAGGGACTAGTGGAAAAAGGTGTACAAGTGTATAGTATCCAGGCTCAACGATCCACGCTTGAGGATAAATTCTTAACATGGATTGGAGAGAATACGATTGAATAA
- the lepB gene encoding signal peptidase I, producing the protein MGNKVKKEFLSWIKSVAIAVIIVIVCRQFLFTPSVVKGESMMPNLHDGDRIILSKIGEIERFDEIAFHAPDSEDNYVKRVIGLPGDTLKVVNDTLYINGKEYEEPYLDKYKEELPAGQSLTYDFTLEEVTEKEVVPEGHLFVMGDNRMISKDSRYFGCISMDSVIGDVQFRIWPLGSIGIPK; encoded by the coding sequence ATGGGAAATAAAGTGAAGAAAGAGTTTTTATCGTGGATAAAGTCGGTGGCGATAGCCGTTATTATAGTGATTGTATGTAGACAGTTTCTGTTTACTCCATCGGTTGTGAAAGGGGAATCCATGATGCCCAATTTGCATGATGGAGATCGGATTATTTTGAGTAAAATTGGAGAAATTGAACGATTTGATGAAATTGCATTTCATGCACCAGATTCTGAAGATAATTACGTAAAACGAGTAATTGGTTTACCGGGAGACACCTTAAAGGTTGTGAATGATACATTATATATTAATGGGAAAGAATATGAAGAACCCTATCTGGATAAGTATAAAGAAGAACTACCAGCAGGGCAGTCTTTAACATACGATTTTACGCTAGAAGAAGTAACAGAGAAAGAAGTAGTTCCTGAAGGACACTTGTTCGTCATGGGAGATAATCGAATGATTAGTAAAGATAGTCGTTATTTTGGCTGCATTTCCATGGATTCCGTGATTGGTGATGTGCAATTCAGAATATGGCCGTTAGGATCCATTGGAATTCCAAAATAA
- a CDS encoding DUF4349 domain-containing protein produces MWKRLGVLLLLLLVVIGCSNNEDSAEGDKSSSSEVESADTSTVEKAEVSKDSATEEVGTETNESETSPTPKTNRKIIYTANLELEVEDYQQSLTSIENNVLDAGGYIVESSSYREEEENFQGTITVRVPQEHFKDFLTTVEENGTKLLQKSVNGQDVTEEYVDLESRLASKQVVEKRLLQFMEQAEKTEDLLRISSDLAAVQEEIEQIKGRMKYLDNKSDLATVTIHLIEKRVNVPGIEQDSLNTWEKTKKQFMNSVNGLIAFGSGLFIFVVGNLPVLVLLVALGVGGYFVYRKVKKSNEHA; encoded by the coding sequence ATGTGGAAACGATTAGGGGTTCTATTATTGCTACTACTAGTTGTAATCGGCTGTAGTAATAATGAAGATAGCGCGGAAGGAGATAAGAGTTCTTCTAGTGAAGTGGAAAGCGCGGATACCTCAACGGTGGAAAAAGCAGAAGTAAGTAAGGATAGCGCAACAGAAGAAGTAGGAACAGAAACCAATGAATCCGAAACATCCCCTACACCGAAAACCAACCGCAAGATTATTTACACTGCAAATCTCGAGCTAGAAGTGGAAGATTACCAACAGAGCCTTACATCTATTGAAAATAACGTACTAGATGCAGGGGGATATATCGTTGAATCCAGTAGTTATCGTGAAGAAGAAGAAAATTTCCAAGGTACCATTACCGTACGTGTACCTCAAGAGCATTTTAAAGACTTCCTAACCACTGTCGAGGAGAACGGAACAAAGCTCCTTCAAAAATCGGTAAATGGGCAAGACGTTACAGAGGAATATGTAGATTTAGAATCTCGTTTAGCTTCGAAACAAGTAGTCGAAAAACGACTCCTACAATTTATGGAACAAGCGGAAAAGACAGAGGACTTATTGAGAATTTCAAGTGATCTGGCAGCAGTTCAAGAGGAGATAGAACAGATTAAAGGAAGAATGAAGTATTTAGATAACAAGTCAGATTTAGCCACTGTAACGATTCATCTTATCGAGAAACGTGTCAACGTCCCAGGAATTGAACAAGATTCCTTAAATACTTGGGAGAAGACGAAGAAGCAGTTTATGAATAGTGTCAACGGACTTATCGCATTTGGATCAGGGCTGTTTATCTTCGTTGTTGGGAACTTACCTGTACTAGTGTTACTAGTGGCGCTAGGAGTTGGCGGCTATTTCGTATATAGAAAGGTGAAAAAATCGAACGAACATGCATAG